In Fundidesulfovibrio soli, a single genomic region encodes these proteins:
- the kdpC gene encoding potassium-transporting ATPase subunit KdpC: protein MFSIFIKQLKPAVLMLFWMTLLTGLAYPLGMTGLGAALFPAQAGGSLIKTDGGVAGSALIGQAFASDKYFHGRPSATSPYEYNAGASAGSNLGPSNPALFEAVAERAAGITAENGGGPVPMDLATASASGLDPHITPEAAAFQLARVAKARDMSPGTLAELVAKHTRDSLFGFWGEPRVNVLQLNLALDAAGKKE, encoded by the coding sequence ATGTTCTCCATCTTCATCAAGCAGTTGAAGCCCGCCGTCCTGATGCTCTTTTGGATGACCCTGCTGACCGGCCTGGCCTACCCCCTGGGCATGACCGGGCTGGGCGCGGCCCTGTTTCCCGCCCAGGCGGGAGGGAGCCTGATCAAAACGGACGGGGGCGTGGCCGGTTCGGCCCTGATCGGCCAAGCCTTCGCCTCGGACAAATACTTCCACGGCAGGCCCTCGGCCACCTCGCCCTACGAATACAACGCGGGGGCGTCGGCGGGCTCGAACCTGGGGCCGTCCAACCCGGCGCTCTTCGAGGCCGTGGCGGAAAGGGCCGCCGGGATCACCGCGGAGAACGGCGGCGGGCCCGTGCCCATGGACCTCGCGACGGCCTCGGCCAGCGGGCTGGACCCGCACATCACCCCCGAGGCCGCGGCCTTCCAGCTCGCCCGGGTGGCCAAGGCCCGGGACATGTCGCCAGGTACGTTGGCCGAACTGGTGGCGAAGCACACCCGGGACAGCCTGTTCGGGTTCTGGGGTGAGCCCCGGGTGAACGTGCTGCAACTCAACCTGGCCCTGGATGCGGCGGGAAAGAAAGAGTAA
- a CDS encoding response regulator, whose translation MKKATILVVDDEAAIRRFLKPFLEAEGYSVLEAASGREALSMASSHDPEVILLDLGLPDLDGEEILEGLPPWAKARVIVVSARGNEQDKVSALDKGASDYLTKPFSLAELAARIRVVLRREANREAPQPTRYAFGGLVIDLDGHAVSLDGEEVHLTPTEFKMLAYLAGHAGKVVTHGQLLREVWGKHSQGQEHYVRIHVHKLRQKIEKDPARPRHLHTETGVGYRFKE comes from the coding sequence ATGAAGAAAGCAACCATACTGGTCGTTGACGACGAGGCGGCCATCAGGCGTTTCCTCAAGCCCTTCCTTGAAGCGGAGGGCTATTCCGTCCTCGAGGCGGCCAGCGGCCGGGAGGCCCTTTCCATGGCCTCGTCCCACGACCCGGAGGTGATCCTCCTGGACCTGGGCCTGCCGGACCTGGACGGGGAAGAAATCCTCGAGGGCCTGCCGCCCTGGGCCAAGGCGCGGGTGATCGTGGTCTCGGCGCGCGGCAATGAGCAGGACAAGGTGTCGGCCCTGGACAAGGGCGCGAGCGACTACCTGACCAAACCCTTCAGCCTGGCTGAACTGGCCGCCAGGATACGGGTGGTCCTGCGGCGCGAGGCAAACCGCGAGGCCCCTCAGCCGACCCGCTATGCCTTCGGCGGCCTGGTCATCGACCTGGATGGCCATGCGGTCAGCCTGGACGGGGAGGAAGTCCACCTGACGCCGACCGAATTCAAGATGCTGGCTTATCTGGCGGGGCACGCGGGCAAGGTGGTGACCCACGGGCAGCTCCTGCGGGAAGTCTGGGGCAAGCACAGCCAGGGGCAGGAGCACTACGTGCGCATCCACGTCCACAAGCTGCGCCAGAAGATCGAGAAGGACCCGGCCCGCCCCAGGCATCTGCACACCGAGACGGGGGTGGGGTATCGTTTCAAGGAGTGA
- a CDS encoding sensor histidine kinase — MRDEDQRPDPDALLAMVQRDEADKRKGRLRIFLGMAPGVGKTYAMLEAARLKMSEGLDLLAGIVETHGREDTEALTYGMPVLPRQAIDYKGHALQEFDLDGALARRPALILVDELAHTNVPGSRHPKRWQDVDELLEHGLDVWTTLNVQHLESLNDIVAQITGVRVRETVPDAMLEKAESVILVDLPPEDLRQRLSEGKVYLPRQAEWAGENFFRTGNLSALRELALRSTANRVNTEVLIYRQGHSIQTTWPTAERILVCVGPSPTSATLVRAAKRLADGLHAPWHALYIQQRPEGEVTTRAMVNLNLAQELGAQTHVLAGGDVARLIVGFARQHNVTRIVIGKPVKHTLLDMLRGSPVDQLVRLSGEIDVHVIKGQDTKGSAPAKPRAIPRPQWKDIACAVGVVGLCTAASFAMFPYLALANLIMVYLVGVMAVAVWLPRRASALASMLSVLAFDFCFVPPRFSFTVSDVDYLVTFVVMFLVALVLSGMASRIKAQADNAGQLERQASDLSDLSRHLASTRGTANLLRVAHEHLARVFGCKAVVFTPGAPGRLEIVFMPDSDDVLSEKDLGVAQWVFDNGKPAGLSTQTLSDSEALFLPLPGSEDTIGVVGLKPFDEEAREAILLPDKRRLLDVFIQQTALALDVDRLEEKARATLVEAEREKLRASLLSTVTHDFKTPLAAISGSAQSLMALGEAAGPEVRRALEENIAGEASRLERLVDNLLRIAALESGAVVPDLKPVPLEEVLGSTLSRLESVLSGRQIGLRIPGDLPPIPMDEVLMEQVFLNLLENAAKYTPPGTSIDIVAHTRKKSVVIEVRDNGPGLPPGDHEKLFERFQRGDRGGQEGYGLGLAICRAVVKAHGGTISARDNAPSGARFTLTLPLHEHEESNHTGR; from the coding sequence ATGAGAGACGAGGACCAGCGCCCCGATCCTGACGCCCTGCTGGCCATGGTCCAGCGCGATGAAGCCGACAAACGCAAGGGACGGCTGAGGATATTCCTCGGCATGGCCCCCGGCGTGGGCAAGACCTACGCCATGCTGGAGGCGGCCCGCCTCAAGATGTCCGAGGGCCTCGACCTGCTGGCCGGGATCGTGGAGACCCACGGCCGCGAGGACACCGAGGCCCTCACGTACGGCATGCCGGTGCTGCCGCGCCAGGCCATCGACTACAAGGGGCACGCGCTCCAGGAGTTCGACCTGGACGGCGCGCTGGCGCGCCGGCCGGCCCTGATCCTGGTGGACGAGCTTGCCCACACCAACGTCCCCGGATCGCGCCATCCCAAGCGCTGGCAGGATGTGGACGAACTTCTGGAGCACGGGCTGGACGTCTGGACCACGCTCAACGTCCAGCACCTGGAGAGCCTGAACGACATCGTGGCCCAGATCACCGGGGTGCGCGTGCGCGAGACCGTGCCCGACGCCATGCTGGAGAAGGCCGAGTCCGTGATTCTGGTGGATCTGCCGCCCGAGGACCTGCGCCAGCGCCTGAGCGAGGGCAAGGTGTACCTGCCCAGGCAGGCCGAATGGGCCGGGGAGAACTTCTTCCGCACCGGGAACCTGAGCGCGCTGCGCGAGCTGGCGCTGCGCTCCACCGCCAACCGGGTGAACACCGAGGTGCTGATCTACCGCCAGGGGCACTCCATCCAGACCACCTGGCCCACGGCGGAGCGCATCCTGGTCTGCGTGGGTCCGTCGCCCACTTCCGCCACCCTGGTCCGCGCCGCCAAACGACTGGCCGACGGGCTGCACGCACCCTGGCACGCCCTGTACATCCAGCAGCGGCCGGAGGGAGAGGTCACCACAAGGGCCATGGTGAACCTGAACCTGGCCCAGGAGCTGGGCGCCCAGACGCACGTGCTGGCCGGGGGAGACGTGGCCCGGCTCATCGTGGGGTTCGCCAGGCAGCACAACGTCACCCGGATCGTGATCGGCAAGCCCGTCAAGCACACCCTGCTGGACATGCTGCGCGGCAGCCCCGTGGATCAGCTGGTGCGCCTTTCCGGGGAGATCGACGTCCACGTCATCAAGGGCCAGGACACGAAGGGCTCCGCACCCGCCAAGCCCAGAGCGATTCCCCGGCCGCAGTGGAAGGATATCGCCTGCGCCGTGGGCGTCGTGGGTTTGTGCACCGCCGCGAGCTTCGCCATGTTCCCCTATCTGGCCCTGGCCAACCTGATCATGGTCTACCTCGTGGGGGTCATGGCCGTGGCGGTCTGGCTCCCCAGGCGGGCATCGGCCCTGGCCTCGATGCTCTCCGTGCTGGCCTTCGACTTCTGCTTCGTGCCGCCGCGCTTCAGCTTCACGGTGTCAGACGTGGATTACCTGGTCACCTTCGTGGTGATGTTCCTGGTGGCCCTGGTCCTCTCCGGCATGGCCTCCCGCATCAAGGCGCAGGCGGACAACGCAGGGCAGCTGGAACGGCAGGCATCCGATCTCTCCGACCTCTCGCGGCATCTGGCCTCCACCCGGGGCACCGCCAACCTGCTGCGGGTGGCCCACGAACATCTGGCCCGGGTGTTCGGGTGCAAAGCCGTGGTCTTCACTCCGGGCGCCCCGGGCAGGCTGGAAATCGTGTTCATGCCGGACAGCGACGACGTGCTCTCCGAGAAGGACCTGGGCGTGGCCCAGTGGGTGTTCGACAACGGCAAACCGGCCGGGCTGTCCACCCAGACGCTTTCCGATTCGGAGGCGCTCTTCCTGCCCTTGCCAGGATCGGAGGACACCATCGGTGTGGTCGGGCTCAAGCCCTTCGATGAGGAAGCCCGGGAGGCGATCCTGCTCCCGGACAAGCGCAGGCTCCTGGACGTCTTCATCCAGCAGACGGCGCTGGCGCTCGATGTGGACAGGCTGGAGGAAAAGGCGCGGGCCACCCTCGTGGAGGCCGAGCGGGAGAAGCTCCGGGCCTCGCTCCTGTCCACGGTGACCCACGACTTCAAGACCCCGCTGGCGGCCATCTCCGGTTCCGCGCAGAGCCTCATGGCCCTGGGGGAAGCCGCCGGGCCGGAGGTGCGCCGCGCCCTGGAGGAGAACATCGCCGGGGAGGCGTCCCGGCTGGAGCGCCTGGTGGACAACCTGCTGCGCATCGCCGCACTGGAATCCGGCGCGGTCGTCCCGGACCTGAAGCCTGTTCCCCTGGAGGAGGTCCTCGGCAGCACGCTGTCCCGGCTGGAGTCCGTTCTTTCGGGGCGGCAGATCGGGCTGCGCATCCCCGGCGACCTTCCGCCCATCCCCATGGACGAAGTGCTCATGGAGCAGGTGTTCCTGAACCTCCTGGAGAACGCCGCCAAGTACACGCCCCCGGGCACGAGCATCGACATCGTGGCCCACACCCGCAAGAAGAGCGTGGTGATCGAGGTGCGCGACAACGGACCGGGGCTGCCGCCTGGCGACCACGAAAAGCTCTTCGAGCGCTTCCAGCGGGGCGACCGGGGCGGCCAGGAAGGCTACGGACTGGGCCTGGCCATCTGCCGGGCGGTGGTCAAGGCGCACGGCGGGACCATCTCCGCGCGGGACAACGCCCCCTCCGGGGCGCGGTTCACACTAACCCTTCCCCTGCATGAGCATGAAGAAAGCAACCATACTGGTCGTTGA